The sequence below is a genomic window from Pseudobdellovibrionaceae bacterium.
GTATTCATAACAATCACCTACACCAATGTTTTTTCTAAACTTCTAAACTTTTGTATTTGTGTTTCGAGCAAAGAAACAATGTCTGAGGCAACTGTTTTGTCTTGAAGTTCAAATGTCCTATTCCACTCCCTATCTAGAGCCTTTCTCACCTCTTTTACCGGACTTTCTGATCGAATCATTGCTAATCGAACATTTGCAGTAAGTTCTCGCAAAGAATCAATGCTATTTAAATCAACCTCTCCATCGTAAACCGATACCAAAATGGGATCTGACGGAACTGAGTGGGAAAGATAATTAATTGTTGTTTTAACATCATCATGCGCCACCTGGTGCTTGATATATGCATGCATCAAGTTATCCAAATGTTGCAGTCTCACAAACTCACCTTTATGCCTTAACTCTTGAAATTCATTCTCGTTCAATTGGTCACAAGTCGCGAAAGTCTTAAACTGATTCTTTCTCTCCTCAGGGCTAACGCCGATACGCTCACAGACTTGATCCATGAAGATTGAACGCCTCTCTGCCGTTAAGACTTGATTACGCTTTAAACCAGTTCTCTGCATGATTTCACCAATTTTTGCTTCTCTTTTTGACTTGTCTTCAACGCCTCTCAATTCGTTATACACAACTCTAGCTCGTGCATAATTTGTGTGAAGCACCTTTGATGGATTGGCCTCCGGATGATCTCTCAAAAATTTTTTTGTACTTTCATCGATGTTCATCGCAATCAGCACTCGAAGCTTTTCAATACCCGCATCCTCTGCAGCTATTCCCCTACGATGTCCATGAATTTTTTGTACCCTCTTCATGCCTGGATTCAAATAAGCAATAATTGGTTCCGAAGCTGAAGGAATAAACTGTAATGATTTAACCAAATTCTTATGCTCCTTTGGAGCTTCAATACGAATTCTTTCCTCTTGTTTTTCTTTAGAAACATTCTCTCCACCCCAACGAACATTGTATTCATCAACGTCCATTTCGACATTAGCTAAATCAGCCTCTACCCATTGGATAATCTTTCCGTCAGGGGTTATAGATTCAATTGTATTAATAATATTTTCTTCGCCAACAATGGCTTTATAATCAAAACTCATTTCAAATTTCTCCTAAAATTCTTTAAATTGATAAATAAAAAGATATAATCCCATGAATGGGAGTTAGAATAATAAAATTTTTTTAGGAGATTAATTAGGTAATAAGAAAATGTAGCATTACTGCCTCCTTTTTTACCTTCGCTAAAAAGCAAAGAGCCAAAGTAAGTATTGTTTACTGGAGTATTTGAAAATGTTCCCTTCCAAAGAAAGCGATCACTTTTAAAGTACACTCACAAAGCATTATATCAAATTCGAATTCTAAAGTCAAATTTATTGGCATTCCAACGTAAGTAGTTGAAATAATAATCAAAACCTCTTTGTTGAATTGAATGTTGTTCTAGGGTTTAACTAAATTAGTTTAAAACCAATCGCTCGAAATAAAATTGAAATGTGCATTTTGCCACTCAAATAGATCGCTTCTTTCTATGAAAAAGAACAACCTCTTTGCACTTGTCAGAGGATGCAGTTCTATTAAACCATTTTCTATTTGGAACCTCTCTCCATAAGCGGCCGTCAGGACTAGACGTATCTATATTACGAATTTCCTCAAATCCTGTTTCATTCAAAGCCGAAAGGTACAACGGTAATTGGTCTTTTAAATTATTGAAGGCAAGAACCTGAACAAATACACCATTCTTTTCCATAACCTTGTTAAGGTTTTCAAATGCTAACATCATGTTTGTGATATAGATTTCCAAACTAGCAACGCCATCCCTTGATCCCATGGTATAAAATGGCTCACTTTCAATCTGATTACTATCAATTATCCAATATGGGAGTCTTGTCTCTAATCTTCCATTTACCTGCCACTTATTATAAAGAATATGTCTTTCAGGATAAGGAGGGGACGTTACAACCAGGCTAAATGGCTTTCTCGAAGTTTTCCACTCATTAGTGACATTTGGTTCAGATGCGCTTTCCAGCCGAATATGTGTAGATGGGATAAAGTCTACAGGATTTGAGTTAAATTCAAGATAAAGCTGAAAAGACATATCAATTTGAGAGCTTAATGTTTGTTTGTAAATCTCCTCTGCCTGTCTAATTGTTTTCACCAACAGCCTTTGTTCCACTTCCAGTTGCCCAAGCCTTAACAGAGCTCCCTTTGCGAAATTTCTTAGCTTGTTTGTTGGTAGTACTCTAATAGCTGAAGATATCTTTCGAGTAGAAAGCTCAATAATTTTTGGAATGTTGGTAAAATAAATCTCATCACCAGCTCTATACTCAGGCTCTTGATCATTAAGGAAAAGAGCTGAAGCCCATTCTAAAAGCTTACTCGCCTCCCCTTTTGAAATAAGAGTTGTTTTTAGTTCTGCTGAAAACACAGCTAATTCATTGATGTCAGTTCCAACAAAGTTACGTCTTGCGACCATGGCCTCTACCGCGCAAGTCCCCCCACCGACAAAGGGATCAAGTATCCAATCATCTATTTTTGAAAAACTATTTATAACTGCTTTCGGAAAGCTTGGAGGGAAGCAAGCAGGATATTTATATAAATTATGAGTCCAGTTATTAATTTTTTGTTTATGAGTAACACTATCTCTCACTTCAGATAGTGCCAACCTAGTACTACGATGTGATTCTTTATTAAGTAATCTTTCTAGCATGATGCTCCCATAATAAATTACACAATATCCTTTTGTCTAGGCCAAATAGTTATTCCTGGTCAGAAGTCCGTACAACCGCTCATCTTTCTAATAAATTCTAAATATTATATAATATTTAAATTATATTTTTAAAATTATAACTTTTATATTATACTTACATAAAACAAATGCAAGGTATAAAGCAGTGAAAAAAAAGAAAGCTATTATCCCAAAAACTAAATTTAGATTTTCGGAGTTACTTGGAGACACTTCTATTCTTGAGTTAGCAGACGAAATGGGCGTAACTTACACTCAGCTTTATCCTTACAAAAAACCTGGCGTAAACCCTACCCTACTTGCAATGGAACAAATTGCAGAAGCTCTTTCTCGGATTAGGCACGAAAAAATAACCGTAATCGATTTGATTGATCCCAAAGGAAAGAAAAAAAAGAAGAAGTCTAAATAAAAAGCGACAACACATTAAATGTTGCCGCTTCCATAGAGTGAATGGCGAAAGTCAGTTACTACTCATAGTCAGGAGTTTGCGAAAGAACTTCCACAAGCTCATCTTCAATGACACCACGTCATTTTCCGTCGCTATTTTCACAAGCCACCATTTCCTTCGAAAGACCTTGTGCTGCACAAAGTGGTCTAAAGGCTATGGGTGCTTGAAGTCCATTTGCCATCACCACAACTCCACATTGTAGAAGGTCTTTAGGTGGGTTGTAGCCTTTGCAAGGGTCAAAACCACCACCGCCAAATAGACGCAGACCTGCCTGAAGAATTGAAAAAAGCTATTCGTGCCCGCTACGGCATTGCTGGTAAAAAAGAGAAAAACGCCCCTCGAAATAGTGTTAAAGCTCCTAAACAAGAGGGAGGAACTGTTTTCAGTTCTCCCCTCTTAATTAACAGCTTTTTATTCTTATTTTTTACCCCACTTTTTATATTGGGGTAAAATAATAGAATATCGAAGCCTTAAAGATATAGCCTGCATAGTAATAAAAAGGCCCTCATGTTTTAAAATGACACACTATCCATATAACTTCTAAGTACCTGAAAATACTTGTGTGATATTGACAAAATGCTAGAATATTCCCCAATATAGGGATATTTATAGCATTACAACATTTGACTTTCATCCCTTTAACAGGGAAAATATGAGCATGAAAACAACGGGAAATAAACCCATCTATTTGATCGACTATGCTGAGTCCCTACAAAGGAAAGGTCGCTACTTCTTTTCCAAACAAGAAGCTATGGATGCTCTTGGCATTTCCTCTTCAGCGTTTGGTAAGGCTGCAAATCGTCTGAGCCAAAGCACTAAGATCATGCGCGTGAAGAATAACTTTTATGCCGTCGTACCTCCTGAATATCGAGACTCTAAGGGACTACCACCTACCTTCTTCATAGACCATCTGATGAAATTTATTGGGCAACCTTACTATGTCGGAGTGCTGTCAGCCGCAGCCCTACACGGAGCCGCACATCAGTCTCCACAAGAACTTCAAGTTGTTACAACAAAGCGACTTTTAAACCTAGAACATCAAAATTCGCGTGTACGTTTCTTAAATAAGAAACGTATGGAAAACACTTTTGTAGAAACTAAAAAAACTCCTATGGGAAGTTTACGAGTTTCCACACCAGAAGCTACAGCCCTTGATTTACTTCGCTATGTTCGCTTTGCAGGTCATCTTGATAATGTAGCTACTGTGTTGATTGAGCTATCCGAAGTTATGCAAGCTAGAAAGCTAATGGAAGCCGCTAAAGCTGATAATGAGCTTTCCTATGCTCAACGCCTCGGCTACCTATTAGATCGTTTTGTTTCTACAAAACTTACTGAGCCATTACATACATGGCTTTCTAAACAGAATCCAAGCCCTGTTTTTCTTCGTGCCGATCAACGTAAAGGTGTTACTGAGCGCGACAACAAATGGCAGGTCATGGTTAATACGGAGGTTGATCCAGATTTATGATTGAACAACAATTTATCGCTGGATGGCGATCTCAAGCTCCATGGCCCGAATCTCATCAAGTTGAGCAAGACCTTGTTTTAAGTAAAGCTATTGTGCAGATTTTTTCTGATCCACTTCTAAAAACCACTTTTGCATTTCGTGGAGGAACGGCTTTACAAAAACTTGTCTTCGATAAACCCAATAGATACTCAGAAGATATTGATCTTGTACAAGTAGAAAGTGGCCCTGTTGGAAAGGCTCTTGATGCCCTTAGAAGTTTACTTGACCCTTGGCTTGGAAAGCCCCGCATTGACCGCAAAGAAGCACGCGTGACTTTAAGCTACAAGTTTAAGTCCGAAGTTGAACCTGTATTACCAATGCGTCTTAAAGTTGAAATCAACACAGATGAAAACTTCATGCTACTACCCTCAAAAAGAAAAACCTTCCAAATGCAAAGCGCATGGTTTCAAGGGCAAGCCGATGTATTGATTTACGAAACCGAAGAGCTTTTAGGAACAAAACTACGCGCACTCTATCAAAGAAAAAAGGGACGCGATCTTTACGATATGTGTATGGCTTTGCAGCATATTGAGGGAATTGATTGTACAAAAATTGTTGAGTGCTTTCATGGTTACATGAAACATCAAAACTTGAGTGTGTCTCGCGCTCAGTTTGAGTCTAACTTGCATGGTAAATTGAATGATTTAACTTTTACGGAAGACATATTACCTCTTCTCTCTAAAAGTGCACCAAAGTTTGATCCTGTAGCTGAGGCTGAAATTATAAAATCAAAGCTTATTACACTCCTTCCTGGCGAGCCATGGAAAGGACAAAAAAGTTGAGTAAAAACATGAAGACAAATCTTTATATTTTAGTTTTCTTATTCTTATCGGGCTGTGCATCTTTACCTCAGACAAAGCTTGATTCAACATCAAGCCAAGAGTGTCTTCATTCTGAAACATCTTTTAATTGCGTGAAGGTTGTTGAAGTTTACGATGGAGACAGCATCTTTATTGACCTACCTGACCAACATCCTCTTTTTGGAAAAAGAATGGGTGTGCGTATTCTGGGAATTGATACGCCTGAATTAAGAACGAAAGACTCTTGTGAAAAGAAAAAAGGAATCGAAGCAAAAGATTTTTTAACCAAAATTCTTGCTTCAGCTAAACGCATCGACATTGTTGATGTTCAAAAAGATAAATTTTTTAGAATCCTTGGTACGGTAAAGGCTGATGGCCTGTCAGTTGCTGATGAGTTAATAAAACAAAGATTTGCCTACCCCTACTTTGGAGAAAAGAAAGTTAAGAGAAATTGGTGTAAGTAATAATTTATGATTTTTTAGACCTGAGACATATCATTTCCTTTTTTAGCCGATTGAAAGGCTAACAAATAAGGAGTAATGTGGACTCCAGAAAATCAGAGCCGAAAAGCTCACAGTTCTTTGAAAACAGAATAGCAGCCGAATGGGTTTGTACTAAGACCGCCGCAGCGATACTAGGCATTTCACCAAACGCTTTACGGATTCGTAAATGCAGAGGTGAGATCGAGTGTCGCTATTTCGGAAACCAACTTAGATTCAACGTGAGCTACCTACATACGCTTTTTCGTGAACAACGAAAAACGTGAAAGGAATAGTTTATGGGAATTAAGAAAGTTTTTGAAAACGGTAAGGCAAAGTACGAAGTCATAGTAAAAATTAGAGACAAGTCTGGCAAGCAAGTAACGCGAAAGAAAAAATGGTTCTTTAGCGAAGCTGCGGCCAAAAAAGCAGAGCTTGAGTTTCGTATGGAACTTGAAGGCTACAGAACCAAAGTGACATGGGAAAAGTGGATCGAGAGAGTTCTTGAAAAGTACAGAATCGAGTACAGAGCTTCAACTTACTGGAACTACAAGCACTGCCTTAACAAGTGGTTTAACCCTTTGTGGAACAAAAAGTTTGTGGATGAAATAAAACCAAGCGATGTTCACAGTGCGGTTTTTGAGGGAGCAGCAAGTTGCTCTAGCTACACTCAAAGGGGTCTTTTAAAAATCGTAAAACGAGTTTTTAACCTCGCCATTGAAGAAGGCATCATTGTTCGCAATCCTGCTGTAGGAATTAGAGTCAGGTGTGCTGAGGCCAATCAAGCAGTTCTTAATAAAAATGAAATTGAGATTCTGCTAAAAGAAGCCAAACGCACAGAGCATAGATTCTTCCCCCACTGGACGCTTGCAATCCTTACGGGAATGCGCTCAGGTGAACTTTTTAGCTTACGCTGGACAGACGTTGATTTTGTCACTGGGAAGATTTCTATAAGTAAGGCTTGGACCCGCTACAACGGGGAAGGTCCGACAAAGACCGCGAAAGCCAGGATTTGTCCAATTTCAAATGAGTGCCGTAGATTCCTTGAGGAGTTAAAACTTAAAACGGCCAGAGATTCTGAGTTTGTACTTCCCCGTTTGTGGGAATGGCAACAGGGAGATCAGGCTAAGATTTTAAAAAACTTCTGTGAGGAGATCGGCATAACACCCATCAAGTTTCACGACTTAAGGGCTACGTTTATTACGCAAATGCTAAATAACGGAGTTCCCCTTTCTAAAGTCATGGCGATTGTGGGCCACTCTTCTTTAAAGACCACTCAAGGATACTTACGCCTATCGGGTAAGGATGTCGAGGGGGCAACGGAAGGATTGAACATTTCAATTCCGAGCAAAGAAGAAAGGCTTGGAAACGTCCTAGAACTCAGGAGAGGATAAAAAAAGAAGTGGTGACTTGTGGTAACCCTCGGTGCTAATCTTTAAGGAAATCGGCAACTTGGGTCGCCGCAGAGTCACCCATCCAATTTTCCTTCCAAAAAAATTAGCACCTGAATTAAAAACACAAGAAGCTGCTGCGGTCGAAAGTGCTGCAACAAATAGCGGTTCTTAATTAAATTTTTTTATATAATGACAACGCCTTATCTTTTTGTGATTTGTGATCAACAATAGGTTTAGGATAAGTCTCATGATCTACCGGCTCATGTAATTGTGAAGCCGGTATTTTTTTAAGCTCAGGCACAAATTGCTTAATATAAATGCCTTCAGGATCAAATTTCTTGCTTTGTAACCATGGATTAAAAATTCTAAAATAAGGTTGCGGATCACACCCCGTGGAGGCGGCCCACTGCCACCCTCCGTTATTAGCCGAAAGATCTCCATCTAATAGCTGCTGCATAAAGTATTTCTCACCCCAGCGCCAATCAATCAGTAAATCTTTAACCAAAAACGAAGCCACAATCATTCGTACACGATTGTGCATAAATCCAGTGGTATTTAGCTCTCTCATACCCGCATCCACAATTGGAAACCCCGTCAGCCCAGATTTCCATGCTTCAAAAAGCTTTTTGTCATTACCCCAAACAATATTCTGATATTTTGGTATAAAGGCTTTGGTTTCAACGTAAGGGTTTCTATACAAAATATGATAGTAAAATTCACGCCATATTAATTCACTTAGGTAAACATCCGACCCTTTTTCTTTTTTAATATAGCCTTTTTGTAACCCAAAAATATAAATCAACTGAGGAACAGTGATGGACCCATTTTTCAAATAAATAGACAGCCTAGATGTAGCACTCAAATTAGGGAAATCCCTATTTTTATTATAATCATTTATTTTGCTGACAAAAGCTTTGGCCGCCTTATATGCAACCAAAGAACCTGCTTCAGGAATTTCAATTGTCACATTATTGGCGTTACTTAGTATATACTCAGCTAAAATATCTTGATGAACCCACTCAATATTCAATACATCTTGCCACATAAAACTAAAAACTGCTTTTTTATGACCTTTAATACGTTTTTCTAAATAACGTATTCCCGCTTCTTGCTCTGAAATTCTTTTTTGTATTTCGTCTGTGTTTAATATACTTAACCATTTTTTTGAAAACGGGGTAAAGACTTGATAACCTTGCCCTTGATCTTTTTCCAACTCAAATGGTTCAATCAGCAAATGATCTCTATAAGTATGAACCTCGACCTCATATGAAGATATCAGATCCTTAATACGCAAATCTCTTTGTATGGCAAAGGGCTCATAGTCCCTATTCCATGAGATGTTCTGCGGCAATCCCCATGCACTTTCTTTTAAAGCATTCATGATTTTAACAAAAGCTCCATCCGGACCCTCATCCAAGACCAGCAAGTCCCCACCCAAATCATTAAGTTCTTTTTTTAACTCTTGAAGAGTGTGTAAGAAAAACTGAAATCGCGAAAAAGAAAAGTCTTTTCTAGAAAGAAACTTTTTATCAAAACAAAAAACACCAAGCACTTTTCCTTGGTGTTTTTTTATTTGTGCTCGCAAGCTTAAATTACCTGCAACACGTAAGTCTCTTCTAAACCAATGCAAACCATATTTTTGCGACATTTAACTTCCAATTCCAATATTTTATAATTTTTTGTAATAAAGATTATAGCTCTTTAAACTCTGGCTCTATGCTTCCCATAGATTGATTTTGAACCACTGGCTTTCCTTCTTTCCAAACCTCATAAATAAAACGAGAACTCTTAATGTTTTCTAAAGGGTTACCATTAAACACGATAAAGTCTGCACGTATTATTTAAAAGTATCTTTATTTTTCCAAATTGAGCTTTTTCTAAAAGCTTAAAGATCATCTTAGTTTTTAAACTTGTTTTGTGACTCATGAGTAACATCCTTGGCAGGGGGTTCAGGTTTTTTTATAAAAGGTATCTTTTTTATCCATAACTTTATAGCAAGGTAGTGGATTCTAGCGACTACCATAAAGGTCATCCACTTATATTTGTATATAAGCTTAAGAGCCGAAGTGTTTTTTAATTTCTTTTTTTCAAGATGTATTTTTGTAGACAATAGTAATGATTTTTCTTCTTTAAAGTAGTTAATTGTAACTACATTCTTTTTCTCACTAATATCGAACTTGAAGTCATAATACCCTTCTACCTTAAAAAAAGGCGAAACATGAAATGACTTTTTTAAAGTATGGAAATCATCTTTTTTTTCAAGCAATACAAAATAGAAATGTCTTTCACCAAAAGTATTATTAACTTCAGATAAAACGGCATCAAGCTCATTGTTTTTGTAACAGTACCAAAAACTAATGGGGTTAAAACCATAGCCAAACATTCTAGGCATTGTTTGTAGCAAAACTTTTTCGCAAGTGTAATTTAGTTTATCGTTTAAAAAATCATGTATAGCATTTTTAAAAGGAATAGATTGCCCATCTAAATAGTCTTTGGATTTAATTTTCATATAAGGAATCTTATTAAACCTTAGAACATCTTTGTTTATATCATCCACAGGAATGATTAAGTTAAAAATATTATACTTAAAGTTTAAATCGTTTTTATTTTTTCGAGCATGGGAAACCCACCCCTCTGCAATTTCTATCTCAAAGCTTAGACTTTCCATGGAGGCTCCACACCTAACATTTTTGCAACATTGACCGCGCTTAGTATTCCATCTTCATGGAAACCATATCGCGTCCAAGCACCAGTAAGATAAATACCATCCTCACCTTGAAAATTATGAAGTTTTTTTTGAATGGTATAAAGCTCACCATCAAACACAGGGTGATTGTACATGAACTCTCTTTCAATTTTGTTAAGACTTCGTTCAGAGTTTAATGTAATAAAATAATCTTCTTTAGTATTTATAGGTTGAAGTTTATTAGAGTAATAACTTAACTCAACTGAAGACTTGTCTTCTGCTGAGCCTTTTGCCATAACATTCCAGGAAGTCCAACATTTCTTTATTTTAGGCATCACACCTTCATCCTTATGCAAAACCACTCGATTTTTTGAGATCTTTGATTCCCTAAGAAGATTCTCCCAATTTGAAAAATTAGCGGCCAAAAGCCCATAACTGATGGGTGCTGATGTAGCGAGTATCACTTTATCAAAGTCATAATCTTTAGATTGGCTTGAAATACGGATCTTATTCCCAACAGGTGTTATTTTATCAATATGACAATCTGTGTGAATTACAGGCAACTGCTCTTTTATTTTATTAACATATGTAATCGAACCATTTTTGATGGTTTTCCAAACAGGTCGACCTTCAACCTGCAGCAAATTATGATTTATACAAAACTGCAAAAAAGTCTCAGCTGGAAAATCCAAACAGTCTCGATTGGACATGGACCAAATAGCACCTGTCATTGGCAAAAGATACCAGTTAACAAAGCTTTCAGAGTTTTTACGAAATGCAATCAGGTCGCGCAAACTCCAATTGTTTTCTTTTGCAAGTTTTAAATTTTCATGCGCTTGTTTATTGAATTT
It includes:
- a CDS encoding type IV toxin-antitoxin system AbiEi family antitoxin → MSMKTTGNKPIYLIDYAESLQRKGRYFFSKQEAMDALGISSSAFGKAANRLSQSTKIMRVKNNFYAVVPPEYRDSKGLPPTFFIDHLMKFIGQPYYVGVLSAAALHGAAHQSPQELQVVTTKRLLNLEHQNSRVRFLNKKRMENTFVETKKTPMGSLRVSTPEATALDLLRYVRFAGHLDNVATVLIELSEVMQARKLMEAAKADNELSYAQRLGYLLDRFVSTKLTEPLHTWLSKQNPSPVFLRADQRKGVTERDNKWQVMVNTEVDPDL
- a CDS encoding DNA photolyase family protein, which produces MSQKYGLHWFRRDLRVAGNLSLRAQIKKHQGKVLGVFCFDKKFLSRKDFSFSRFQFFLHTLQELKKELNDLGGDLLVLDEGPDGAFVKIMNALKESAWGLPQNISWNRDYEPFAIQRDLRIKDLISSYEVEVHTYRDHLLIEPFELEKDQGQGYQVFTPFSKKWLSILNTDEIQKRISEQEAGIRYLEKRIKGHKKAVFSFMWQDVLNIEWVHQDILAEYILSNANNVTIEIPEAGSLVAYKAAKAFVSKINDYNKNRDFPNLSATSRLSIYLKNGSITVPQLIYIFGLQKGYIKKEKGSDVYLSELIWREFYYHILYRNPYVETKAFIPKYQNIVWGNDKKLFEAWKSGLTGFPIVDAGMRELNTTGFMHNRVRMIVASFLVKDLLIDWRWGEKYFMQQLLDGDLSANNGGWQWAASTGCDPQPYFRIFNPWLQSKKFDPEGIYIKQFVPELKKIPASQLHEPVDHETYPKPIVDHKSQKDKALSLYKKI
- a CDS encoding FAD-dependent oxidoreductase; the protein is MKIAVIGSGISGLSAALILKQQFNVELFESEKRLGGHAHTVDVSNSTQQSVPIDTGFLVFNEPTYPHFVGLLKYLNVEVVDSDMSLSIQTHKGLQWAGTNLFTVFAQKRNLFNPKFVKMLFEIVKFNKQAHENLKLAKENNWSLRDLIAFRKNSESFVNWYLLPMTGAIWSMSNRDCLDFPAETFLQFCINHNLLQVEGRPVWKTIKNGSITYVNKIKEQLPVIHTDCHIDKITPVGNKIRISSQSKDYDFDKVILATSAPISYGLLAANFSNWENLLRESKISKNRVVLHKDEGVMPKIKKCWTSWNVMAKGSAEDKSSVELSYYSNKLQPINTKEDYFITLNSERSLNKIEREFMYNHPVFDGELYTIQKKLHNFQGEDGIYLTGAWTRYGFHEDGILSAVNVAKMLGVEPPWKV
- a CDS encoding DUF1365 domain-containing protein, giving the protein MESLSFEIEIAEGWVSHARKNKNDLNFKYNIFNLIIPVDDINKDVLRFNKIPYMKIKSKDYLDGQSIPFKNAIHDFLNDKLNYTCEKVLLQTMPRMFGYGFNPISFWYCYKNNELDAVLSEVNNTFGERHFYFVLLEKKDDFHTLKKSFHVSPFFKVEGYYDFKFDISEKKNVVTINYFKEEKSLLLSTKIHLEKKKLKNTSALKLIYKYKWMTFMVVARIHYLAIKLWIKKIPFIKKPEPPAKDVTHESQNKFKN
- a CDS encoding nucleotidyl transferase AbiEii/AbiGii toxin family protein; this encodes MIEQQFIAGWRSQAPWPESHQVEQDLVLSKAIVQIFSDPLLKTTFAFRGGTALQKLVFDKPNRYSEDIDLVQVESGPVGKALDALRSLLDPWLGKPRIDRKEARVTLSYKFKSEVEPVLPMRLKVEINTDENFMLLPSKRKTFQMQSAWFQGQADVLIYETEELLGTKLRALYQRKKGRDLYDMCMALQHIEGIDCTKIVECFHGYMKHQNLSVSRAQFESNLHGKLNDLTFTEDILPLLSKSAPKFDPVAEAEIIKSKLITLLPGEPWKGQKS
- a CDS encoding thermonuclease family protein gives rise to the protein MSKNMKTNLYILVFLFLSGCASLPQTKLDSTSSQECLHSETSFNCVKVVEVYDGDSIFIDLPDQHPLFGKRMGVRILGIDTPELRTKDSCEKKKGIEAKDFLTKILASAKRIDIVDVQKDKFFRILGTVKADGLSVADELIKQRFAYPYFGEKKVKRNWCK
- a CDS encoding site-specific integrase; protein product: MGIKKVFENGKAKYEVIVKIRDKSGKQVTRKKKWFFSEAAAKKAELEFRMELEGYRTKVTWEKWIERVLEKYRIEYRASTYWNYKHCLNKWFNPLWNKKFVDEIKPSDVHSAVFEGAASCSSYTQRGLLKIVKRVFNLAIEEGIIVRNPAVGIRVRCAEANQAVLNKNEIEILLKEAKRTEHRFFPHWTLAILTGMRSGELFSLRWTDVDFVTGKISISKAWTRYNGEGPTKTAKARICPISNECRRFLEELKLKTARDSEFVLPRLWEWQQGDQAKILKNFCEEIGITPIKFHDLRATFITQMLNNGVPLSKVMAIVGHSSLKTTQGYLRLSGKDVEGATEGLNISIPSKEERLGNVLELRRG
- a CDS encoding site-specific DNA-methyltransferase — encoded protein: MLERLLNKESHRSTRLALSEVRDSVTHKQKINNWTHNLYKYPACFPPSFPKAVINSFSKIDDWILDPFVGGGTCAVEAMVARRNFVGTDINELAVFSAELKTTLISKGEASKLLEWASALFLNDQEPEYRAGDEIYFTNIPKIIELSTRKISSAIRVLPTNKLRNFAKGALLRLGQLEVEQRLLVKTIRQAEEIYKQTLSSQIDMSFQLYLEFNSNPVDFIPSTHIRLESASEPNVTNEWKTSRKPFSLVVTSPPYPERHILYNKWQVNGRLETRLPYWIIDSNQIESEPFYTMGSRDGVASLEIYITNMMLAFENLNKVMEKNGVFVQVLAFNNLKDQLPLYLSALNETGFEEIRNIDTSSPDGRLWREVPNRKWFNRTASSDKCKEVVLFHRKKRSI